Proteins co-encoded in one Arachis hypogaea cultivar Tifrunner chromosome 13, arahy.Tifrunner.gnm2.J5K5, whole genome shotgun sequence genomic window:
- the LOC112736347 gene encoding uncharacterized protein, with product MRPEALVCEECASRCVLLHGNEKKKSSLFPPSFFRIMFDKNTPTIMYLPDKFKPAVAASVNKKIILADKSGERWKVTLSKAGSHLVFKEGWNKFSSDHGLERGDILVFHHVTDVHFYVTIYDKYACEKLCFSNTRNKTKRRRDSSVSPVRDVMLATPDQNASVVSEPDAKKTNSQNKVVGVGGTPNNVENISKHDKSNGSVKSTRMTENYDNTAKITTRESRVSPVNYKLCMNPVDAILCDNSPSFEERFRGAAAFLSEAELSGKKDSIRNTDRSTYDNTSTCKLGERKEKNVLKREVREFQYAEDLEGDNKVAMSKKEHGFHIDGCLNTKPMLNATPNISDAIRLKSDPMATSKGKHGLQIDGCPNTKHIVNNGIPRVSSATQNGKILKKIKSEQADRNPSEECTFKDKVCAKGEMSKRIKKEPRMDMTYNMSRFKDEFEARGIEVPKGFPKVIKKEFEKSSHKTEQNDDNDDDSDNVQLAEVVRCVVPDHNDNFLELPSHLHQCRNYKNNRMVVILQDPQKRLWPVLYHDLHDKKMHGTKAFYLIKGWSQFYRANNIQPGDLCTFELKEEDKHIFNVDINHN from the exons atgcGTCCCGAGGCACTAGTGTGTGAAGAATGCGCCAGCAGGTGTGTTTTGTTGCACGGAAACGAGAAGAAAAAATCGTcactttttcctccttctttcttcagGATCATGTTTGACAAGAACACTCCCACTATTATG TATCTTCCTGACAAGTTTAAACCTGCTGTAGCTGCCTCCGTTAATAAGAAAATCATTCTTGCTGACAAAAGTGGGGAGAGATGGAAAGTAACTTTATCCAAAGCCGGTAGTCACTTGGTTTTCAAGGAAGGATGGAATAAGTTTTCGTCGGACCATGGACTTGAACGTGGAGATATTCTGGTATTCCATCATGTTACTGATGTGCACTTTTATGTTACAATCTATGATAAATATGCTTGTGAAAAGCTTTGTTTTTCGAATACGAGAAATAAGACAAAACGTAGAAGGGACAGTAGTGTCTCTCCAGTTAGAGATGTCATGTTGGCTACACCAGATCAAAATGCGTCGGTTGTTTCTGAGCCAGATGCTAAAAAGACAAATAGCCAGAACAAAGTGGTTGGTGTAGGAGGAACACCAAATAATGTAGAGAATATTTCAAAACATGATAAGAGCAATGGAAGTGTCAAATCTACGAGAATGACAGAAAACTATGACAACACTGCGAAAATTACAACCAGAGAATCAAGAGTTTCTCCTGTCAACTACAAATTGTGCATGAATCCAGTCGATGCAATTCTATGCGACAACTCTCCTTCATTTGAAGAGAGATTCAGAGGAGCTGCTGCATTTTTGTCAGAAGCTGAACTATCTGGAAAAAAGGATTCTATTAGAAATACTGACAGAAGCACATACGATAATACTTCTACTTGCAAACttggagaaagaaaagagaagaatgttTTGAAAAGGGAAGTTAGAGAGTTCCAATATGCTGAGGACTTAG AAGGTGATAATAAGGTGGCAATGTCCAAGAAAGAACATGGCTTTCATATTGATGGATGTCTCAACACCAAACCAATGTTAAATGCCACACCGAATATCTCAGATGCTATTCGACTCA AAAGTGATCCTATGGCAACATCCAAGGGAAAACATGGATTGCAAATTGATGGATGTCCCAATACCAAACATATTGTCAATAATGGCATACCAAGGGTCTCAAGTGCTACTCAAAACG GCAAAATCTTAAAAAAGATTAAGAGCGAGCAGGCAGACAGGAATCCCAGTGAGGAGTGCACTTTTAAGGACAAAGTGTGTGCAAAAG GTGAAATGTCCAAAAGGATTAAAAAAGAGCCGCGTATGGATATGACTTACAACATGTCcagattcaaggatgaattcgaagcCAGAGGTATTGAAGTTCCCAAAG GCTTTCCAAAGGTTATCAAGAAAGAGTTTGAGAAGAGTTCACACAAGACTGAACAAAATGATGATAACGATGATGACAGTGATAACGTTCAATTGGCAGAAGTTGTGCGCTGCGTGGTACCCGATCATAATGATAATTTTCTT GAATTGCCTTCACACTTGCATCAGTGCCGgaactataaaaataacaggatGGTGGTGATCCTGCAAGATCCACAGAAGAGACTATGGCCGGTTCTTTACCATGATCTTCATGATAAAAAAATGCATGGTACAAAAGCCTTTTATCTGATAAAAGGATGGTCACAATTTTACAGAGCCAATAATATTCAACCAGGAGATTTGTGTACTTTTGAACTTAAGGAGGAGGATAAACACATCTTCAATGTAGATATAAACCACAATTAA
- the LOC112736349 gene encoding adenine/guanine permease AZG2 encodes MGSGTRMEEGGGGGDGFVSKFTSSFIKMEKALNRAFSKCFLGKYFKLEARKTCFTREFRAAMATFLTMAYIITVNATIIAVSGGTCSTADCTPPKSADCVVKPNAGYETCLAKTKSDLVVATVVSAMISTVAMGLLANLPFGLAPGMGPNAYLAFNLVGYHGNGGPLSYQTALAVVCIEGVLFLLVSALGLRGKLAKLIPHSIRLACAAGIGLFIAFVGLQSNQGLGLIGPDPSNLVTITACKIVDPVTGACLGGRMQSPKFWLGLLGLLITSYGLMKNVKGSMIYGILFVTFVSWFRHTGVTYFPDTPLGDANYNYFKKVVDFHKIESTAGVLSFSDFNRSEVWVALATLFYVDVLAITGTVYTMAEIGEFVDEKGNFEGEYMAYIVDAAGTIVGSTLGVTTTATFVESSAGLREGGRTGLTAVFIGMFFFFSLFFTPLFSSVPPWAIGSSLVLVGVMMMKVVKDIDWNNMKEAVPAFATMLLMPLTYSIANGIIAGIGLHIALNFFDYASSTIKWFRNMRRMVVKEQNQVSATTTAAVDSTVEII; translated from the exons aTGGGTAGTGGAACAAGAATGgaagaaggtggtggtggtggtgatgggttTGTTTCAAAGTTTACAAGCTCATTCATCAAAATGGAGAAAGCCCTAAATAGGGCATTCTCAAAGTGTTTTCTTGGCAAGTACTTCAAGTTAGAAGCAAGAAAAACATGCTTCACAAGAGAGTTTCGTGCAGCCATGGCAACTTTTCTTACCATGGCTTACATCATCACTGTTAATGCTACCATCATCGCAGTCTCCGGTGGCACTTGTTCGACTGCAGACTGCACTCCACCTAAGAGTGCAGACTGCGTCGTCAAACCTAACGCAGGCTACGAAACTTGTCTTGCAAAGACAAAAAGTGATCTTGTGGTGGCCACCGTTGTTTCAGCAATGATTTCAACGGTGGCCATGGGATTACTGGCAAATTTGCCATTTGGTTTGGCCCCGGGCATGGGGCCAAATGCTTATTTGGCATTTAATTTGGTTGGTTACCATGGAAATGGTGGGCCCCTCTCATACCAAACTGCACTTGCTGTGGTCTGTATTGAAGGTGTTCTCTTTCTTCTTGTTTCTGCTCTTGGTTTGAGGGGTAAGCTTGCAAAACTTATCCCTCATTCTATTAGGCTTGCTTGTGCTGCTGGTATTGGGCTTTTCATTGCATTTGTGGGCCTTCAATCAAACCAGGGGCTTGGGCTTATTGGACCTGATCCTTCAAATTTGGTTACAATCACTGCTTGTAAGATTGTTGACCCAGTAACTGGGGCCTGCCTTGGTGGTAGAATGCAAAGCCCAAAATTCTGGCTTGGGCTTTTGGGCCTACTCATAACAAGCTATGGGCTCATGAAGAATGTGAAAGGAAGCATGATTTATGGTATTCTCTTTGTAACATTTGTGTCTTGGTTTAGGCACACAGGAGTTACTTATTTCCCTGATACACCACTTGGTGATGCAAACTATAACTATTTCAAGAAAGTTGTTGACTTTCATAAGATAGAGTCAACGGCTGGTGTTCTTAGTTTTAGTGACTTCAATAGGAGTGAGGTTTGGGTTGCATTGGCCACATTGTTCTATGTTGATGTGCTTGCAATCACTGGAACAGTTTATACAATGGCTGAGATTGGTGAGTTTGTGGATGAAAAAGGTAACTTTGAAGGTGAATACATGGCTTACATTGTTGATGCTGCTGGAACCATTGTAGGGTCCACATTGGGTGTTACAACCACAGCAACATTTGTGGAATCATCAGCAG GTTTGAGGGAAGGTGGCAGAACAGGACTAACTGCTGTGTTCATTGggatgttcttcttcttctcattgtTCTTCACTCCATTATTCTCAAGTGTTCCTCCATGGGCCATAGGATCCTcattggtgcttgttggagtgatGATGATGAAGGTGGTGAAGGACATAGATTGGAACAACATGAAGGAGGCAGTGCCTGCTTTTGCTACAATGCTGCTAATGCCACTAACATACTCCATAGCAAATGGGATCATTGCTGGGATTGGTCTTCATATTGCTCTTAACTTTTTTGACTATGCTTCAAGCACCATAAAGTGGTTTAGGAACATGAGAAGAATGGTGGTCAAGGAACAAAATCAAGTGTCTGCTACTACCACAGCAGCTGTTGACTCAACAGTGGAAATTATTTGA